GAATTTTTCACGAAAGTGCAAAAATGCTCGCAGCTTGCGCGACCCCCAACACTCGAGCAATACTCGAGCAGTAGCACCTATTCGAGTTACGTTACTCGAGCAGCAAAATTAGGCACGCGGACGCAACGCCGCAAGTCGCGTTCATACGGAAGGCGTTTTTCGCGCAATCGCGCGGTTTGGCCAAGCTCGTTTGGCCCACTCGCTTAAAATATACAGAAGAATTCACACAAAATCGCATCGTATTCTGCTTTATTCAGCCAGTAAATTTCATGAATAGTTGTCCTTGCAATAGAGAATCTAAAGCGCGCTGCACCTTCGGATCATACAGTAAATGGCATGTTGGGAGTGGTGCTGTGCTCGCTCCTTTCCTAGTATCTTGAAACACATTCTCGAAGGGATTAGCGGCTTTCGCAGGTCCGACTATGGATGGCTTATTCAAAATATCAAGAATCTTTTTCTCTAGCTCCTTTTCGGTACTTCCTTTAGTTTTggcagctggtgctgcagcagtgTTTGAGCTTACGAGCGAACTAGTAGTATCTTCCGGATCTTCCCCTAGTTCGATCCGAATTTGGgcttcctttcgttcgcttAAATACTTTATCAGGCGTTCGTATTGCAGGACAGTCAACGAGCGGTTTGCAGCCAACAGATTGATCATATTCTGGATTGCTTCTGGATGCTTCTCGTGGTGGGATAGAGATTGCTCCGTCATGGGCACGGGAGCGGGAGGTACAGGAGCGGTAGATGCTATTTCGTGGAAGCTATTCAGGGGGGGGAATTGTGCCCGTGCCTGCCTGTTTTTCGCTGTAAAGTGGTTGATAATGAACATGACTGCATCATCTTTCGGCATATTACGGTGTTCTGCGGGAATGCCATAAAGCACGTTCACAGTGATACTGTTCCGTTCCTGATTTTCTGGAGTAATAAGAATGGCGTAGAAACTTCCGCGGGATGCTATGTTCGTAAGCACCTTCCCGATGGGAACGTCGTTGTTCGGAAATAACAGATCCACCGTCATTCCCGCCCGTTTCAGTCTCGCTTCAATGCTTTCTGCGTAAGCtctggaaaaggaaaaaggtgcTGCAAATGTATCATGCACTTTAATGGTTAATCGATGTCCATGCCTTACGTGAGCTCTTTGTTGACCACGATTATTTCGCAATCATTGCTTTCTGGAGCTAATGTTGGAGCTCGGTGAACGGGTCTAGCTGGTATGCCTGCCTCGACGTACGCTCCACTGAGATGATCGGATGGACCGAATGTTTGAGTAACATAAGGGGCCACATCCAACAAATGAAGTGCACTATCGTCGCTTCGCCCGGAAGCTGGCATGTCTATTGGAGAGCGATCCCGCAGCGGGCCGGAAGGAGCAGCGGTTTTCGCGCCCTGCAGAGGATGACCCCTAGGCAACAAACCCTTCTTGGCTCTGTTGTCATTCGCCACTTTCACATTCAGTTTTCGGCCGCTAAACACTTTTCCGTTTAAGCCTTTGATCGCGTTCTGGGCTGATTGTTCGTCGTGGAACTGCACAAACCCG
This sequence is a window from Anopheles darlingi chromosome 3, idAnoDarlMG_H_01, whole genome shotgun sequence. Protein-coding genes within it:
- the LOC125954906 gene encoding nuclear receptor coactivator 5 produces the protein MAAPEPVNSRVYIGGLGEQAVVQDLEGLLEGYQPYRDLTLLRGFGFVQFHDEQSAQNAIKGLNGKVFSGRKLNVKVANDNRAKKGLLPRGHPLQGAKTAAPSGPLRDRSPIDMPASGRSDDSALHLLDVAPYVTQTFGPSDHLSGAYVEAGIPARPVHRAPTLAPESNDCEIIVVNKELTAYAESIEARLKRAGMTVDLLFPNNDVPIGKVLTNIASRGSFYAILITPENQERNSITVNVLYGIPAEHRNMPKDDAVMFIINHFTAKNRQARAQFPPLNSFHEIASTAPVPPAPVPMTEQSLSHHEKHPEAIQNMINLLAANRSLTVLQYERLIKYLSERKEAQIRIELGEDPEDTTSSLVSSNTAAAPAAKTKGSTEKELEKKILDILNKPSIVGPAKAANPFENVFQDTRKGASTAPLPTCHLLYDPKVQRALDSLLQGQLFMKFTG